Part of the uncultured Anaeromusa sp. genome is shown below.
TTCGTTCAAGATACAGTAACAGCCTCTTATCCATCGCCAATTTCAAGATGATAAGAGCTGCCGCTATGCGAGTGACAACGGTTGGAATCGCTACCCCCTCCACGCCAAAATGAAAGCCGTAAATCAACACAGCATTGCCTATAGCATGGACAATATTCATCACTAGCATGATCACCATAGGCAAGCGGGCATTGCCCATGGTGCGAAAAATGGCAGCTCCAGCATTATATAACGCCAAGAAAGGGATGGATAATGCAGTAATCGTAAGATACCGGTCCGCATGTTCATAAACTTCTGGCGTGATCTGACCAAAAATGCCATGCAGTATTAACGGCTTTGCAAGGTAAACAAGTACCATAATCACCAACGAAGATAATTCCGCGAACCAGACAAGCTGATTCGCAGTATTTCTCGCATCTGTATGTTCTTGGCGACCTAGATATTGACCAGCTACAACAGCACCACCCGTAGATAATGCTGCAAATAAACTAATCAACAAGGCCATTACAAAATCCACTAAGGAAACACCTGATACTGCAGCTTCTCCAACATAAGCCGCCATAATGGAATCGGCTAAGCCAACCAGATATTCCAGAAATTGTTCAATAATAATAGGCAAAAACAGTTTGAGCAAATCTCGGTTATTAAAAAATATTCTCTTCTCCAAAAAGCACTTCACACTTTCCTTGGTTTTTGCTAACGAATCCTATTGCTCGAAGTGTATTTTCTATCACATTTCGCAATGTTTATTGTTCAATGCATATACCCCAATAACCCCACAAAGAACTAAAAAGAGAATACCTATACTTAAAATCGCTTTAAAGCCGATAAAATCAGCTGCCAATCCCCAGCCACCTGCTGTAAGCGCACCACCTATAGCAAAGGCCATAGATACATTGGAATAAATCTGAGGATAATCCTTGCTGCCAAAAACAGCTCGAACCAGCATCGGGGTTTGCACAGTAACTCCGGCATACGCCCAGCCAAACAAAAAACACCCTACTGTAACAACGGCAATCCCCATTTCCCCAAGCAATAAAAGTCCTAGTCCACTAACGCCAAACCCGGCGGTAATGAGTACACCCACAGTATTGTTTTTATCGTTAATCACCCCCAGGGCAATCTTGCCTATAGTAACTCCAAGCATGACCGCCGAAGCAGCAAAGGATGCCTGCTCCAAACTATAACTTAAACCATTAACATAATTGGGTATGAACAAATTCAAAGTTGATGTTGCAATCATAAAAAACGCAAACAATAACATACCATAAAACACAGGCATTTTGATTGCATCAGCATATGCCGTACCACCAGAAGACACCATTCCTCGCTCTTGTTTTTTCTCACCAAACGGTACCAAGCCCTTATCTTCAGGCTGGTTTCTTAATAGCAGGCCTAAAAAAGGGGACACAATGCACAGGATAATTACTCCAAATATTGCATATGTCATCCGCCAGCCATAAGCACTAATTAAGTAAGCGCAAACCGGATTAAACATAATACCGCCAATACCTGAGGCTGCACTGCATATCCCCATAAAAAAGCCTACACGAGTCTTAAACCAACTGTTAATCAAAGTTGGAAAGCTTAAGTACAGTAAAAAAGATAATGTTACGCCTAAAACACAGCCTGCCACATAAAACTGCCAAACAGCGGTAAAAAAGCTCATTGCCAGTAGGCACAACCCCATTACAGCCGAACTGATTGTCAACAGTATTCTGGCTCCATATTTTTTCATTTGCCTACCTGCTACAGACAACATCAGAGATGAAGCTAAATAATTAAAGGACATATACAACCCAAACTGCCCTACCGGTACCCCCAGTTCCGAACTGACCGGTCTATAAAATATGCCTGCACTGCTCATAACTAGGCCAACGTTAATGCCCATGATCAAGCAGCAACAAAAAACAATTATATACCCATAATGAACCTTCAAGGACTCATTTCTTGTCATTGTCGCCTCCTTGCTTTACTAAACCTGCGGTTTTAACGGTCATAGCAATAGCTAGTCAATAGAAATCAACTCATATTGTGCATTTCCCATTTTTAATTTCCGCATTGCCGCTAATTGATGCAATCCATGGCGTGATTCTATACGTTCAACAAGATCATGCTTTTCATTTTCAGGTTTAGCATATACCAAATCCACCGAGGCCTGATCAATCGCTAATATATCGGTAGAGGCTAAAATCCCAATATCCGGAATTTTAGGCTCTGCAGCCCGAATGCCAGCACAATCACAATCAACCGACATACGTCTTAAAACATTAATAAAAACAATATGCTTTCCAAAATAATCAATCGTTGCTTTTCCTGAATCAGCCATATTCTCCATAAATAAATCCTTTTTAGCCATTGAATCACGCCAATCCGTAGGTTCAGGCGCCGTTGATTTATTAAAGCCGTGGACCATTCTCTTCCCAACAATGCCATCAGCACAACCAATTGCTATATTTTTCAAAGAACCTCCAAATCCACCAGAAGCATGCCCTTTAAAATGAGTAAGAACAACCATAGAATCATAATTTACAATATGTCCACCCATAGAAACTTCCGGAAGGTGCAGCGCATTCTTTACAGGAAGCATAATTGCACCTTCTTCATCTAAAATGTCAACCGGACAAAAAGTCCAACCATTAACTTCTAACGTTTTACGATGCTTTTCTGTCGTATCTCTATCGCCAGTGTACATAGTATTCGTTTCTATGATCGTGCTGTCTGGAATGTAAGCTTGAAAATCTTTTACCATATCACGGGGCAAAATATTAGGTCCATGCTGCTCACCAGTATGCAGTTTAATAGCAATTTTCCCATAAATACTTTCGTTGATTTTATCATATAAGCGAATCAAGTTTTTGGAACCTATTTGCTTGGTAAAGTAGACTTTAGCGCTAGAACCCATTACTTTTGTTTTCGATACATCTGCACTTCCAACCACCGGAGCTTGCGCCAATGTCCTATTTATCGATCCAAGTCCAGATAAAGCAGCACCTACGCCAACAGCCGTTGCTCCAGCTAATTTTACAAAATCACGTCTTGATATTGCCATCAAAATCCCTCCATCTACTTTTACAGCACTTTGCATTAGTGAAACATCAATGAGTATTCTTCAAGTACTGGAGATCACCAAACCAATAGGATGCTGTGGTTCCGCCATCTATCAGATAATCTGCACCTGTAATAAAACGTCCACGTTTGCTCATCAAAAACTCAGCTAGCTCACCAACTTCATCAGGTGTACCTGCGCGGCCAGCAGGACAAAGGGCTAACATTTTTCGATATCCTTCGCCACGCGGACCATTCAATTCATCATTTGCCAGCGGCGTAATGATAACTCCCGGACTGATCGAATTAACCGTCGCGCCCCGTTTACCCCAGTTTGTTGCTTCATACATCACGCGCAATCCATTACAACGCTTGGAATACTGATAGGCTTTGAGCGTATCTGAAATCTCTTTAATAAAAGATAGCTTTAAAAGCTCGTCTGTCGGCGTGGTTGCCAACAATCTATTTTCTTCTTCAGAAAGAGCACCCAGACGATGGCCTGATTGAGAGGATATAATAATCCCCGAACCACCTTCTGCAATAACCTTGCCAAACTCTTCCAAGAGGACTGCCGTTCCATAAAGATCCACCTTTAAAATGACTTCTACTGGCGCTTGTGACGGCGATACACCGGCTGCATTAACGAGATTCGTAATTGCACCAAAGTGCTGTGCATGTTCAATAAGCTTTATTATTGACTCTCTTGATGAGATATCCACGCTTATTGTGCTAACTTCAAAACCAGCATCTACTAGGATTTTTCCTGCTGCCTCAGCATTTTTTTGGTGCAAGTCTGCTAAAACCACATGGTTTCCCGCACCGATCCTGCGAGCTATGGCCTGTCCAATAGAACCAGTGCCCACTAATACTACAACATCTTTTTTCTTTTCACTCATGATAATTCCCCCTCAATTCCTGTTTTATTATCTTTGGTTATAGTCACAACTGTTTAATAGGTAGATGCTTGTGCTTTTGTCATCATCCATCTACCATTCATTTTTTTCATGGAAATAACTAGTTGCAACGGCCAGGTATGGCGACTCCCTCCAAACACTGCGGCATTGACGCGAGACCGGCCTGTCAACATAGCAGTATCTCCATGGAAATCTATTGCAATCTGATCTGTTTCCTCTGAAAAGTAATTCAGTTGTCCTTCACGTACACAACGAAGATATTCTTCTTTAGGCTGTTGCAGCCCGGTCATATGAATCAATACATAATCATCCGATAATAAGTTGGATAAATGTTCAACATCCTTGGCTAATTCATATTGGTACATAGCATGATAAACACCTTCAATAGCTTTTCTGTCATCCTGCATAGACCCTGCCTCTTCTTCTACCGTCTTTTTCGATCCCTCTATTGTTTTTATCTGCTTCTGCGGATTATATAATTTAACGTCTTTCATATAAGCAACGCCACTGACAAATACAGCAATGAAAAGACTTAAAAGAACCATGGCTTTTTTGTTCATCTATTACCTCTTTACGGACAAGTACTATCTGTTAGCGCTGCCGAATCTGTCTGAGTCCTATAATTCGCAAGTCGTTCTTCCAGTCGCTCAATCGTAGCCTTTAATGCTTGTGACCCAAATACAATCCGAAGCGGCGCCGGCTCTTGTTTTACACTTTCAATAATGCGAGCAGCCATTTTTACCGGATCACCTGGAGCCAGACCTTTTGATGCGTCTAGGAGATTTAAAAACGCATGACAGGATTCATATTCCGGCATGAGATTTGCGACTTTAGCGCTTCCATAGCGAAATTCCGTACGAGCTCCCCCCGGTTCAATGATGGTCATGCCAATGCCAAATTGACTAATCTCTTGTGCAACCGATTCACAAAAACCTTCAATTCCAAATTTCGTCGCATGATACATTGAATTTGCTGCATAAGCGACTTGTCCCCCATAAGAGGAAATCTGAATAATACGCCCCTTCCGCTGTAAACGCATATAGGGAATAGCTGAACGAATAAACTGAATAGAACCAGTAAGATTTGTCGCTAAAATATGGTTTATTTCTGCATCGGACAGTTCCTCAGCACAACCAAATAGCCCATATCCTGCATTGCTCACCACGACATCAATTTCCCCATATTGTTCAAAAGCTTCGGAAACGACTCGATGTATTGCTGGAACATCTGTCATATCAAGCAGTTGACAGTCAAAACGTTCCGGATATTTTTCTATCAGATCCTTTACTTTTTTTCGTTTGCGAACCGTACCAATCACTCGATCGCCTTGCGCTAAAAGCTGCCTTGTCATTTCATTGCCAAATCCGCTGGACACGCCAGTAATTAACCAAGTACGCATTCACATATCCTCCAAATTTCGCTCACATAAATAGACTCTTTGTGCTACTTTCAGTCTAATCCTTTCCAGAAGTGGAAACAATTTTGATTTCGCGGACACTCGATAAGAGAAACTTATCAAAAAGTTAAAAAGAGGACATGCTGCAGCAAGCCCTCTTTTTACGTATAACTATATAAAGTTAAGCATCTTCGTTTGATAGCTCTGGTGGAAAATATTTTTTCAGAAGCAATGCAAACTTTTCCATATAAATTTTGACGGCGTCGGCACGCCAAAAAGCATAATACTGACAATACAACTGTTTACTCTCCCAAAGAATCGGAATATATCGCACAACTTTATCCTTAGTTACATCTGACTGATTAAATTCAATCGGCATAAACCCCTTGCCCGACACCACCATAAGGTGTGCTTCTTCCAGACTATCTGCAAAGAGGAAGTCACTCTTCACCCCAAGATATTCTCGATAAAATTGTTCTTCGTTTGATGTTTCTTCCCTAGAAGAAATGATAATACACGGCGTGTTTTTTAAATCCTCCATTGTAATCGACTTCAACTGCACTAACGGATTCTGCGCTGCTATTTCTGCATAAAAAAACCCTTTGGTCAGAAAATAATTTACATATTGATTAGAAGGCGTTCGACGCAAATCACTCATCACCAGATCTGCCTTCCCAGTACGCAAAGATTCATAAAGTTCTTCATGTGTACCACTAATTATATGCAATGCAACTTCTGGATATTCATTTCGAAACTCCACAATCGCTTGTTGCAGTTCTTTACCTCGATAATACTTCAAATAACCAATTGTTAGCTCATGCTCCACACCGTTTGCAAGTTGCAACGTCTCAGCACAAATTCGGTCGAAATCACTTGTAAGTATCAGACTTTTTCTATAAAAAAATTCTCCAGCTGGAGTCAGGGAAAATTTACGCTTTTCCCTTTTTAACAAAATTACCCCTAGTTCTCGTTCGAGAGATTGAATCTGCTGTGAAATAGCCGACTGAGAAATATAACATTCTTCAGCTGCCTCTGTGAAATTTTTACACCGAACAACCGCTTGAAAATATTTTATCTGTTTGAACAAGAAATTCCCTCCTTCCTCCTTATGCTTAGTATACAGCTTGGAGTTAGCTACAAGTCAACTGTTTAATTTCCATAAGCCAAGAAAACAGTACACCGTGACTTGAAATCACGGTGTACTGTTTTCTTATAAGCTTACTTTTACTACTAGTTGTGCAAAGTTCCTGGGATAACACTTCAAATCTCAAAACATCGGCCATAGTATCTAACCATTAAGTCTCTTTAACAACCATGCCATGTTCTGACCAAGAACTTGCATATTTTTCATACCCTCTTCATCATGCAACACATCGCCCGGCTCCAATCCATGAACCATATTCCAGTAGCTAGCTCCTACTAAAAAGCTTTCAGTAATGTGAAGAAAATGGTTCATTGTATCAAATGCATGCAAAGCTCCACTGCGGCGCACAGCAGTCACGGAACCAGCCACTTTATGATTTAACAAGGCTCCGCCATTGGCATGAGAAACTAATGCACCACGATCAAGGAGAGCTTTCATTTCTGGTGTCACATCAGCAGAATATACTGGTGAACCTAAAAGGACACCATCAGCCTTACGCATTTTATCAATAACGTCATTAAATACATCGTTCTGAATTACACACTTACCATTTTTCATTTCAAAACACTTCATGCAAGCCATGCACGCACGTACAGGCAAACCACCCAGTTGGATTAATTCCGTCTCGATTCCATTCTTCTCTAACTCTTTAAATACTTCCTTAATAATAATTGAAGTATTCCCTTCTTTACGTGGGCTGCCATTAATACCAACAACTTTCATACGTATTCCTTCTCCATTATACAATGCCTCAACTTCTATATTATCGCCTTAATTTTAATCCTGAATTTGAGCGATAGCAGAGGAGGGAATATCAAAAATATCAGCTGCAATTTTTGCAAGAAGCAAATGCTCTGGATGTTCCATGTATGCCTTCCAGTCTTTCTCATTTTCGAAGTCGGCAACAGAAGCCACCGCTATCATTTCTCCCAATAAGCCTAAATTTTTCCCCACACTCATTTGAATAATTTCAGATATCTTATCCGGCAGTAAACACATTGCATTGATAAAATCATTTACTTGCTCTTCTGTAGCGCCTTCTTTAATAGGACTAATAAACATATGTCTAATCATTTTGTTCTCCTTTAAAATAATATAACCTCAACTAGAAGTCCCCCGTTTTGACATGCGGCATATACGGTGCTTCAAGCCTCTTGATTTCATCCTCACCCAATTTAACATCAAGAGCTGCCACAGCCTCTTCAATATGCTTTACTTCCGTTGCTCCTACGATAGGTGCTGTAATATACGGTTTGCTTAACATCCATGCTAAGGACTCCTGCGCCATCGACCGACCATGTTCTTTAGCTACTTGCTCAAGATTATCAACTACTACTTTGTCTTCTTTTTCAGTAGTTCCCCATACCATGGGAGAAACTTCGTCAATCTTATTGCGTTCCGTGACGGTTCCCCATGAATGCGCACACCGACCGCCAGCTAATGGACTCCATGGAACTACTGCCATTTTACGGTCCTGACAAAGTGGCATAATTTCACGTTCTTCTTCACGATAAATTAAGTTGTACTGAGGTTGTAAAGATACAAATTTTGTCCAGCCATGTTTTTCAGCAATATTCTGCATGCGCTCATGTCAACGCCGGTTTATTTTTGACCACCAGCGCCGGGTGAAAAATGACCAGTTGCAGCCGATTAAGAACTGACCACTCCATCGGATTTCAAGAGTTCACCGCTTGGAGGGTGAGGAATCAAAGACAGACCGGCTTTGTTGCGATTCTTGAGACGATAGCTCTGGCCTCGTATGTTTATGACATGCGCGTGATGCAACAGGCGGTCAAGGATGGCTGTCGCCAGCGGAACATCGCCCATTAGCTCGCCCCATTCGCCGAAGCCTTTATTGCTGGTCAATATAATGCTTCCTTTTTCATAGCGCGAACAGACCAACTGAAAAAACAGATTCCCGGCATAGCGGTCAAGATGCGTGTAGCCAATTTCATCGATCAGTAACAGTCCCGGACGTTGATAAACTTTCCAGCGGCGTTCCAGCCGCCCTTCGCTATCCGCTCGGCGCAGATCAGCAATCAATCGGTCCATACTGACAAAATACACGGAAAGACCTTTGCGAATCGCTTCCGTGGCAAGACCGATCGCCAGATGGCTTTTGCCGACTCCCGGCGGTCCCAGTAAAATGACATTTTCCTGGCGATGCACAAAACTCAGTGTTTCCAGTTCGCGAATCAATCGTTCATCCAATCCAGGTTGAAAACTGAAATCAAACTCGCCAAGATTCTTCTTTTGCGGCAGACGCGATAGCTTTAAGCGCGTTTCCTCGCTGCGCACTTTCCGGACATCGTTTTCCGCATCCAGCAGTCGGTTTAAAAAACTCAGATAGGTTGGCTGCTCATGTGCTGCCAGTTCCAGATGCGCATCCAGCGCTTGCGCTGAATGCGCCAATCCAAGAGCGTCAAGGCTATCGCGAACGTGTTCTAATTCCACCATATCAAGTCGCCTCCGCAAACTGCGCGTACTCGGTTAGCGGTCGGATATACACTTGATCGAGCGGAATTTGCACGGCACAGGATGGTTCATGCGGGATACCTTGTTGTGCGGAAAGCCCATCGTATTGTCCTGTGGCGTAAACATGTTTACGCGATTTGTGGCAAACAGCATGCGTTTGGAGCAATTGTCCGGCTTCATCGAGAATGATAATCTGGCCGCGTTGCAGCGCGACTTGAACGCACTTGCCGCTATTCCTCCAATGGACGCCATACAGCGCGCCATTGTAACTGACGAAGCCTTCGCGTGAAACCTTGCGATTTTCCATGCGATAAGGGTTGCAG
Proteins encoded:
- a CDS encoding MATE family efflux transporter is translated as MKCFLEKRIFFNNRDLLKLFLPIIIEQFLEYLVGLADSIMAAYVGEAAVSGVSLVDFVMALLISLFAALSTGGAVVAGQYLGRQEHTDARNTANQLVWFAELSSLVIMVLVYLAKPLILHGIFGQITPEVYEHADRYLTITALSIPFLALYNAGAAIFRTMGNARLPMVIMLVMNIVHAIGNAVLIYGFHFGVEGVAIPTVVTRIAAALIILKLAMDKRLLLYLERSWRPDFNLKLIRQVLGIGVPYGLENGLFYLGRIVVLSLVSMFGTSAIAANAVGGTIVMFEALPGMAIGFGLTVIIARCIGAKDYEQARYYTKKVLKIVYAAQIVTCVIVLALLPLILWIYGLSQEATELTSDIVWAHAIVEILIWPLAYTLPVTFRAAGDARFSMLIGTASMILCRILLSYIFAIYLGMGMFGTWIAMFFDWAVKAVVFLVRYMRGTWTNYQAI
- a CDS encoding MFS transporter — its product is MTRNESLKVHYGYIIVFCCCLIMGINVGLVMSSAGIFYRPVSSELGVPVGQFGLYMSFNYLASSLMLSVAGRQMKKYGARILLTISSAVMGLCLLAMSFFTAVWQFYVAGCVLGVTLSFLLYLSFPTLINSWFKTRVGFFMGICSAASGIGGIMFNPVCAYLISAYGWRMTYAIFGVIILCIVSPFLGLLLRNQPEDKGLVPFGEKKQERGMVSSGGTAYADAIKMPVFYGMLLFAFFMIATSTLNLFIPNYVNGLSYSLEQASFAASAVMLGVTIGKIALGVINDKNNTVGVLITAGFGVSGLGLLLLGEMGIAVVTVGCFLFGWAYAGVTVQTPMLVRAVFGSKDYPQIYSNVSMAFAIGGALTAGGWGLAADFIGFKAILSIGILFLVLCGVIGVYALNNKHCEM
- a CDS encoding DUF362 domain-containing protein — its product is MAISRRDFVKLAGATAVGVGAALSGLGSINRTLAQAPVVGSADVSKTKVMGSSAKVYFTKQIGSKNLIRLYDKINESIYGKIAIKLHTGEQHGPNILPRDMVKDFQAYIPDSTIIETNTMYTGDRDTTEKHRKTLEVNGWTFCPVDILDEEGAIMLPVKNALHLPEVSMGGHIVNYDSMVVLTHFKGHASGGFGGSLKNIAIGCADGIVGKRMVHGFNKSTAPEPTDWRDSMAKKDLFMENMADSGKATIDYFGKHIVFINVLRRMSVDCDCAGIRAAEPKIPDIGILASTDILAIDQASVDLVYAKPENEKHDLVERIESRHGLHQLAAMRKLKMGNAQYELISID
- a CDS encoding SDR family oxidoreductase, which encodes MSEKKKDVVVLVGTGSIGQAIARRIGAGNHVVLADLHQKNAEAAGKILVDAGFEVSTISVDISSRESIIKLIEHAQHFGAITNLVNAAGVSPSQAPVEVILKVDLYGTAVLLEEFGKVIAEGGSGIIISSQSGHRLGALSEEENRLLATTPTDELLKLSFIKEISDTLKAYQYSKRCNGLRVMYEATNWGKRGATVNSISPGVIITPLANDELNGPRGEGYRKMLALCPAGRAGTPDEVGELAEFLMSKRGRFITGADYLIDGGTTASYWFGDLQYLKNTH
- a CDS encoding nuclear transport factor 2 family protein yields the protein MNKKAMVLLSLFIAVFVSGVAYMKDVKLYNPQKQIKTIEGSKKTVEEEAGSMQDDRKAIEGVYHAMYQYELAKDVEHLSNLLSDDYVLIHMTGLQQPKEEYLRCVREGQLNYFSEETDQIAIDFHGDTAMLTGRSRVNAAVFGGSRHTWPLQLVISMKKMNGRWMMTKAQASTY
- a CDS encoding SDR family oxidoreductase; protein product: MRTWLITGVSSGFGNEMTRQLLAQGDRVIGTVRKRKKVKDLIEKYPERFDCQLLDMTDVPAIHRVVSEAFEQYGEIDVVVSNAGYGLFGCAEELSDAEINHILATNLTGSIQFIRSAIPYMRLQRKGRIIQISSYGGQVAYAANSMYHATKFGIEGFCESVAQEISQFGIGMTIIEPGGARTEFRYGSAKVANLMPEYESCHAFLNLLDASKGLAPGDPVKMAARIIESVKQEPAPLRIVFGSQALKATIERLEERLANYRTQTDSAALTDSTCP
- a CDS encoding LysR family transcriptional regulator — its product is MFKQIKYFQAVVRCKNFTEAAEECYISQSAISQQIQSLERELGVILLKREKRKFSLTPAGEFFYRKSLILTSDFDRICAETLQLANGVEHELTIGYLKYYRGKELQQAIVEFRNEYPEVALHIISGTHEELYESLRTGKADLVMSDLRRTPSNQYVNYFLTKGFFYAEIAAQNPLVQLKSITMEDLKNTPCIIISSREETSNEEQFYREYLGVKSDFLFADSLEEAHLMVVSGKGFMPIEFNQSDVTKDKVVRYIPILWESKQLYCQYYAFWRADAVKIYMEKFALLLKKYFPPELSNEDA
- a CDS encoding flavodoxin family protein, with amino-acid sequence MKVVGINGSPRKEGNTSIIIKEVFKELEKNGIETELIQLGGLPVRACMACMKCFEMKNGKCVIQNDVFNDVIDKMRKADGVLLGSPVYSADVTPEMKALLDRGALVSHANGGALLNHKVAGSVTAVRRSGALHAFDTMNHFLHITESFLVGASYWNMVHGLEPGDVLHDEEGMKNMQVLGQNMAWLLKRLNG
- a CDS encoding Dabb family protein — translated: MIRHMFISPIKEGATEEQVNDFINAMCLLPDKISEIIQMSVGKNLGLLGEMIAVASVADFENEKDWKAYMEHPEHLLLAKIAADIFDIPSSAIAQIQD
- a CDS encoding aldo/keto reductase → MQNIAEKHGWTKFVSLQPQYNLIYREEEREIMPLCQDRKMAVVPWSPLAGGRCAHSWGTVTERNKIDEVSPMVWGTTEKEDKVVVDNLEQVAKEHGRSMAQESLAWMLSKPYITAPIVGATEVKHIEEAVAALDVKLGEDEIKRLEAPYMPHVKTGDF
- the istB gene encoding IS21-like element helper ATPase IstB; protein product: MVELEHVRDSLDALGLAHSAQALDAHLELAAHEQPTYLSFLNRLLDAENDVRKVRSEETRLKLSRLPQKKNLGEFDFSFQPGLDERLIRELETLSFVHRQENVILLGPPGVGKSHLAIGLATEAIRKGLSVYFVSMDRLIADLRRADSEGRLERRWKVYQRPGLLLIDEIGYTHLDRYAGNLFFQLVCSRYEKGSIILTSNKGFGEWGELMGDVPLATAILDRLLHHAHVINIRGQSYRLKNRNKAGLSLIPHPPSGELLKSDGVVSS